A stretch of the Vitis riparia cultivar Riparia Gloire de Montpellier isolate 1030 chromosome 13, EGFV_Vit.rip_1.0, whole genome shotgun sequence genome encodes the following:
- the LOC117927781 gene encoding pumilio homolog 4 isoform X1 — MVTGSNTDMRTSLNEGQSLVDGNIGDYSLHDELQAMLREQRNRGLVDRGRDLNIFRSGSAPPTVEGSLSAVGGLFRNADVNEINHRSSNKTTNGVLTEDEILSHPAYLSYYYSHENINPRLPPPMLSKEDWRVAQRFQAGSSFGGSGGWERKRALVDDNSSSLFSRQPGLSVHKVESELMELRKAAGRHIPRQTSSDWLERGSDGLTGLSGAGLGPRTKSFADILQEGLDRPASLSSPFPRPASHNAFGDVVDGTAISDCYPAELCNGVESIKSLHSRSSAPGNVRLQSPGATVSHSFPSAVGSSLSRSTTPEPQLAARLPVSGLPPVSNRVYPVEKNIVDMNVQNGRSSSMTELSNITATLSGLSMSRNRCVDENSHLQSQLHAEFDDQSDFLLNMPNGNSQSVQQQLTDKSKAAKPYTSTNYLDLARKNRIVTDLDGQINFPKRTFSSASLYSKVNSSGLSSLEGPSYQNANVPSIDFTGHVPSGYHVNQKLNTMINNHNDSGPALSGSGDGQSLSRSGNWVGSDLHSYMEPHGVHYMQGTSDYATRTAASQGDPSSVRNFIGTSHGDLLGLQKAYLETLLAQQKQQYELPLLGKSGGLNQGYYGNSSYGLGMAYPGNPMANSALPSVGSGNPMFQNDQIACFTSMMRSSMGGPITSWHTDTSNMEGRFASTLLEEFKNNKTRSFELSDIVDHVIEFSTDQYGSRFIQQKLETATVDEKTKIFPEIIPHSHTLMTDVFGNYVIQKFFEHGTESQRQALASELTGHILPLSLQMYGCRVIQKALEVVDVDRQTQMVAELDGSVMKCVRDQNGNHVIQKCIECVPQDRIQFIISSFYGQVVSLSTHPYGCRVIQRVLEHCDDSSTQQIIMDEIMQSVCILAHDQYGNYVIQHVLQYGKPHERSAIISKLAGQIVKMSQQKFASNVVEKCLTFGGPEERQLLVTEMLGSTDENEPLQIMMKDPFGNYVVQKVIETCDDQTRELILSRIKVHLNTLKRYTYGKHIVSRVEKLIATGERRMGLSSSFSS, encoded by the exons ATGGTCACTGGGAGTAACACGGATATGAGGACAAGTCTAAATGAGGGGCAAAGCCTAGTGGATGGGAATATAGGGGATTATAGTTTACACGATGAACTTCAAGCAATGCTGCGAGAGCAGCGTAATAGAGGACTTGTGGATCGAGGCAGGGATCTGAACATTTTTCGAAGTGGTAGTGCGCCACCCACGGTTGAGGGGTCATTGAGTGCTGTGGGCGGTTTATTTAGGAACGCAGAtgttaatgaaattaaccatAGGAGTAGCAATAAAACCACCAATGGAGTATTAACAGAAGATGAGATTCTCTCACACCCTGCATATCTTTCCTATTACTATTCACATGAGAATATCAATCCTAGACTTCCCCCACCTATGTTGTCTAAAGAGGATTGGCGTGTTGCACAGAGGTTTCAGGCTGGCTCATCCTTTGGGGGAAGTGGCGGTTGGGAGAGGAAGAGGGCTCTGGTTGATGATAATAGTTCATCCTTGTTCTCAAGGCAGCCAGGACTTTCAGTACACAAGGTAGAAAGTGAATTAATGGAATTAAGGAAGGCTGCTGGGAGGCATATTCCAAGGCAGACCTCCAGTGATTGGCTAGAGAGGGGTTCTGACGGTTTGACTGGATTGTCAGGTGCAGGACTTGGTCCGAGGACAAAGAGTTTTGCTGACATTCTTCAG GAAGGACTTGATCGACCTGCATCCTTATCAAGTCCTTTCCCACGGCCTGCCAGTCATAATGCTTTTGGTGATGTTGTGGATGGAACTGCCATCTCTGATTGCTATCCAGCAGAGTTGTGTAATGGAGTGGAATCCATCAAGAGTTTGCATTCCAGATCAAGTGCTCCTGGCAATGTTAGACTTCAAAGTCCTGGTGCTACAGTTTCTCATTCTTTTCCATCTGCTGTGGGTTCATCTTTGTCAAGAAGTACAACCCCTGAACCTCAGCTGGCTGCGAGGCTCCCTGTTTCTGGGCTTCCTCCTGTTAGTAACAGGGTTTATCcagttgaaaaaaatattgttgacATGAATGTCCAAAATGGTCGTTCTTCTAGCATGACTGAGCTTTCTAATATCACAGCTACTTTATCTGGCTTAAGCATGTCAAGAAATAGATGTGTAGATGAAAATAGTCACTTACAGTCTCAACTTCATGCAGAATTTGATGATCAGTCTGATTTCCTGTTAAATATGCCCAATGGTAATAGCCAGAGTGTGCAGCAGCAACTCACTGACAAATCCAAAGCTGCAAAACCCTACACTTCTACAAACTATCTTGATTTAGCaagaaaaaatagaattgtAACAGATCTCGATGGGCAAATAAACTTTCCTAAAAGAACCTTTTCTTCTGCCAGTCTTTACTCAAAGGTGAACTCTTCAGGCCTTTCAAGTTTAGAAGGACCTAGTTATCAAAATGCAAATGTCCCAAGCATAGACTTCACAGGCCATGTGCCTAGTGGATATCATGTGAATCAGAAGCTGAATACCATGATCAACAATCATAATGATTCAG GTCCAGCTTTGAGTGGTAGTGGAGATGGACAGAGTTTGAGTCGAAGTGGAAATTGGGTGGGCTCTGACCTTCACTCATACATGGAACCGCATGGTGTCCACTACATGCAAGGAACTTCAGATTATGCAACACGTACAGCTGCTAGCCAGGGTGATCCTTCTTCAGTGAGGAATTTCATTGGCACTTCACATGGAGATTTGTTAGGGTTGCAGAAAGCGTACCTTGAGACTTTGCTTGCTCAGCAAAAACAACAATATGAGTTGCCACTTTTAGGTAAATCTGGTGGTTTGAATCAAGGGTACTATGGGAATTCTTCGTATGGTCTTGGCATGGCTTATCCAGGAAATCCAATGGCAAATTCTGCACTTCCTTCTGTTGGATCTGGAAATCCAATGTTTCAGAATGATCAAATCGCATGTTTTACTTCCATGATGAGAAGTTCAATGGGTGGACCTATTACATCATGGCACACAGATACTTCTAACATGGAAGGAAGATTTGCATCAACCTTGTTAGAAGAATTCAAGAACAACAAAACCAGGTCTTTTGAACTTTCTGACATTGTTGATCATGTAATTGAGTTCAG TACTGATCAATATGGGAGCCGCTTTATTCAGCAGAAACTAGAAACTGCCACAGTGGATGAAAAGACTAAGATATTCCCTGAGATTATTCCTCATTCTCATACTTTGATGACTGATGTCTTTGGGAATTATGTCATACAGAAA TTTTTTGAGCATGGAACAGAAAGTCAAAGACAGGCACTAGCCAGTGAACTTACTGGCCATATTTTGCCCCTAAGTCTTCAAATGTATGGTTGCAGAGTTATTCAAAAG GCCTTAGAGGTGGTTGATGTGGATCGGCAGACTCAGATGGTGGCAGAGCTCGATGGTTCAGTGATGAAATGTGTTCGTGATCAGAATGGGAATCATGTTATCCAGAAGTGTATAGAGTGTGTCCCGCAAGATCGAATTCAATTTATCATATCATCCTTCTATGGGCAAGTTGTGTCACTTTCTACCCACCCTTATGGCTGTCGTGTCATTCAG AGAGTACTGGAACATTGTGATGATTCAAGTACACAACAAATCATTATGGATGAAATCATGCAGTCTGTTTGTATTCTGGCACATGACCAATATGGGAATTATGTTATTCAG CATGTCTTGCAATATGGTAAGCCACACGAACGATCTGCTATTATCAGCAAGCTTGCAGGACAAATAGTAAAGATGAGTCAGCAGAAGTTTGCTTCTAATGTTGTTGAGAAGTGTTTAACTTTTGGTGGTCCTGAAGAGCGTCAACTATTGGTGACTGAAATGCTTGGTTCCACTGATGAAAATGAGCCCTTGCAG ATCATGATGAAAGACCCATTTGGAAACTATGTTGTGCAAAAGGTTATTGAGACTTGTGATGATCAGACTCGAGAGTTGATTCTCTCTCGCATCAAGGTCCATCTCAACACCCTGAAGAGATATACTTATGGTAAACATATTGTTTCTCGGGTGGAAAAGCTCATTGCAACAGGAG AAAGGCGCATGGGATTGTCatcctcattttcttcttga
- the LOC117927781 gene encoding pumilio homolog 4 isoform X2, producing the protein MVTGSNTDMRTSLNEGQSLVDGNIGDYSLHDELQAMLREQRNRGLVDRGRDLNIFRSGSAPPTVEGSLSAVGGLFRNADVNEINHRSSNKTTNGVLTEDEILSHPAYLSYYYSHENINPRLPPPMLSKEDWRVAQRFQAGSSFGGSGGWERKRALVDDNSSSLFSRQPGLSVHKVESELMELRKAAGRHIPRQTSSDWLERGSDGLTGLSGAGLGPRTKSFADILQEGLDRPASLSSPFPRPASHNAFGDVVDGTAISDCYPAELCNGVESIKSLHSRSSAPGNVRLQSPGATVSHSFPSAVGSSLSRSTTPEPQLAARLPVSGLPPVSNRVYPVEKNIVDMNVQNGRSSSMTELSNITATLSGLSMSRNRCVDENSHLQSQLHAEFDDQSDFLLNMPNGNSQSVQQQLTDKSKAAKPYTSTNYLDLARKNRIVTDLDGQINFPKRTFSSASLYSKVNSSGLSSLEGPSYQNANVPSIDFTGHVPSGYHVNQKLNTMINNHNDSALSGSGDGQSLSRSGNWVGSDLHSYMEPHGVHYMQGTSDYATRTAASQGDPSSVRNFIGTSHGDLLGLQKAYLETLLAQQKQQYELPLLGKSGGLNQGYYGNSSYGLGMAYPGNPMANSALPSVGSGNPMFQNDQIACFTSMMRSSMGGPITSWHTDTSNMEGRFASTLLEEFKNNKTRSFELSDIVDHVIEFSTDQYGSRFIQQKLETATVDEKTKIFPEIIPHSHTLMTDVFGNYVIQKFFEHGTESQRQALASELTGHILPLSLQMYGCRVIQKALEVVDVDRQTQMVAELDGSVMKCVRDQNGNHVIQKCIECVPQDRIQFIISSFYGQVVSLSTHPYGCRVIQRVLEHCDDSSTQQIIMDEIMQSVCILAHDQYGNYVIQHVLQYGKPHERSAIISKLAGQIVKMSQQKFASNVVEKCLTFGGPEERQLLVTEMLGSTDENEPLQIMMKDPFGNYVVQKVIETCDDQTRELILSRIKVHLNTLKRYTYGKHIVSRVEKLIATGERRMGLSSSFSS; encoded by the exons ATGGTCACTGGGAGTAACACGGATATGAGGACAAGTCTAAATGAGGGGCAAAGCCTAGTGGATGGGAATATAGGGGATTATAGTTTACACGATGAACTTCAAGCAATGCTGCGAGAGCAGCGTAATAGAGGACTTGTGGATCGAGGCAGGGATCTGAACATTTTTCGAAGTGGTAGTGCGCCACCCACGGTTGAGGGGTCATTGAGTGCTGTGGGCGGTTTATTTAGGAACGCAGAtgttaatgaaattaaccatAGGAGTAGCAATAAAACCACCAATGGAGTATTAACAGAAGATGAGATTCTCTCACACCCTGCATATCTTTCCTATTACTATTCACATGAGAATATCAATCCTAGACTTCCCCCACCTATGTTGTCTAAAGAGGATTGGCGTGTTGCACAGAGGTTTCAGGCTGGCTCATCCTTTGGGGGAAGTGGCGGTTGGGAGAGGAAGAGGGCTCTGGTTGATGATAATAGTTCATCCTTGTTCTCAAGGCAGCCAGGACTTTCAGTACACAAGGTAGAAAGTGAATTAATGGAATTAAGGAAGGCTGCTGGGAGGCATATTCCAAGGCAGACCTCCAGTGATTGGCTAGAGAGGGGTTCTGACGGTTTGACTGGATTGTCAGGTGCAGGACTTGGTCCGAGGACAAAGAGTTTTGCTGACATTCTTCAG GAAGGACTTGATCGACCTGCATCCTTATCAAGTCCTTTCCCACGGCCTGCCAGTCATAATGCTTTTGGTGATGTTGTGGATGGAACTGCCATCTCTGATTGCTATCCAGCAGAGTTGTGTAATGGAGTGGAATCCATCAAGAGTTTGCATTCCAGATCAAGTGCTCCTGGCAATGTTAGACTTCAAAGTCCTGGTGCTACAGTTTCTCATTCTTTTCCATCTGCTGTGGGTTCATCTTTGTCAAGAAGTACAACCCCTGAACCTCAGCTGGCTGCGAGGCTCCCTGTTTCTGGGCTTCCTCCTGTTAGTAACAGGGTTTATCcagttgaaaaaaatattgttgacATGAATGTCCAAAATGGTCGTTCTTCTAGCATGACTGAGCTTTCTAATATCACAGCTACTTTATCTGGCTTAAGCATGTCAAGAAATAGATGTGTAGATGAAAATAGTCACTTACAGTCTCAACTTCATGCAGAATTTGATGATCAGTCTGATTTCCTGTTAAATATGCCCAATGGTAATAGCCAGAGTGTGCAGCAGCAACTCACTGACAAATCCAAAGCTGCAAAACCCTACACTTCTACAAACTATCTTGATTTAGCaagaaaaaatagaattgtAACAGATCTCGATGGGCAAATAAACTTTCCTAAAAGAACCTTTTCTTCTGCCAGTCTTTACTCAAAGGTGAACTCTTCAGGCCTTTCAAGTTTAGAAGGACCTAGTTATCAAAATGCAAATGTCCCAAGCATAGACTTCACAGGCCATGTGCCTAGTGGATATCATGTGAATCAGAAGCTGAATACCATGATCAACAATCATAATGATTCAG CTTTGAGTGGTAGTGGAGATGGACAGAGTTTGAGTCGAAGTGGAAATTGGGTGGGCTCTGACCTTCACTCATACATGGAACCGCATGGTGTCCACTACATGCAAGGAACTTCAGATTATGCAACACGTACAGCTGCTAGCCAGGGTGATCCTTCTTCAGTGAGGAATTTCATTGGCACTTCACATGGAGATTTGTTAGGGTTGCAGAAAGCGTACCTTGAGACTTTGCTTGCTCAGCAAAAACAACAATATGAGTTGCCACTTTTAGGTAAATCTGGTGGTTTGAATCAAGGGTACTATGGGAATTCTTCGTATGGTCTTGGCATGGCTTATCCAGGAAATCCAATGGCAAATTCTGCACTTCCTTCTGTTGGATCTGGAAATCCAATGTTTCAGAATGATCAAATCGCATGTTTTACTTCCATGATGAGAAGTTCAATGGGTGGACCTATTACATCATGGCACACAGATACTTCTAACATGGAAGGAAGATTTGCATCAACCTTGTTAGAAGAATTCAAGAACAACAAAACCAGGTCTTTTGAACTTTCTGACATTGTTGATCATGTAATTGAGTTCAG TACTGATCAATATGGGAGCCGCTTTATTCAGCAGAAACTAGAAACTGCCACAGTGGATGAAAAGACTAAGATATTCCCTGAGATTATTCCTCATTCTCATACTTTGATGACTGATGTCTTTGGGAATTATGTCATACAGAAA TTTTTTGAGCATGGAACAGAAAGTCAAAGACAGGCACTAGCCAGTGAACTTACTGGCCATATTTTGCCCCTAAGTCTTCAAATGTATGGTTGCAGAGTTATTCAAAAG GCCTTAGAGGTGGTTGATGTGGATCGGCAGACTCAGATGGTGGCAGAGCTCGATGGTTCAGTGATGAAATGTGTTCGTGATCAGAATGGGAATCATGTTATCCAGAAGTGTATAGAGTGTGTCCCGCAAGATCGAATTCAATTTATCATATCATCCTTCTATGGGCAAGTTGTGTCACTTTCTACCCACCCTTATGGCTGTCGTGTCATTCAG AGAGTACTGGAACATTGTGATGATTCAAGTACACAACAAATCATTATGGATGAAATCATGCAGTCTGTTTGTATTCTGGCACATGACCAATATGGGAATTATGTTATTCAG CATGTCTTGCAATATGGTAAGCCACACGAACGATCTGCTATTATCAGCAAGCTTGCAGGACAAATAGTAAAGATGAGTCAGCAGAAGTTTGCTTCTAATGTTGTTGAGAAGTGTTTAACTTTTGGTGGTCCTGAAGAGCGTCAACTATTGGTGACTGAAATGCTTGGTTCCACTGATGAAAATGAGCCCTTGCAG ATCATGATGAAAGACCCATTTGGAAACTATGTTGTGCAAAAGGTTATTGAGACTTGTGATGATCAGACTCGAGAGTTGATTCTCTCTCGCATCAAGGTCCATCTCAACACCCTGAAGAGATATACTTATGGTAAACATATTGTTTCTCGGGTGGAAAAGCTCATTGCAACAGGAG AAAGGCGCATGGGATTGTCatcctcattttcttcttga
- the LOC117927839 gene encoding protein WHAT'S THIS FACTOR 9, mitochondrial — translation MALFRNTLKKLVSSSEATIINLPCLHTRKCNYVNVYMKWKKDSYYDSIPHILYSPFLKPITSLTNIISQYPNACIPVSAVSKRGLELDVPVKVARFLRLYPSIFEEFVGPQYNHPWFRLTPQALALHEEERAVCCDRKKDIWMRLKKLILMSRGRVLPLRVIQGLRWYLGLPQSSFDEGFDSDLGFEVVEMEDGEKGLGVVSDERVLSVMEMNAMEKGTRDDEEGSIEAIEFPLYPSKGLRLKRKIENWIDEFQKAPYVSPYEDSSNLDPTSDASEKRVVGVLHELLSLFVEHSAERKKLLCLRKFLGLPQKFYKAFERHPHIFYLSLRNKTCTAILKQAYNQNSGIEAHPLLRVRKKYVKLIKESEVILKNRRMKTRGVHREDVGLDLDSVERETQH, via the coding sequence ATGGCGTTGTTCCGCAATACCCTCAAGAAACTAGTTTCATCCTCAGAAGCAACCATCATTAACCTCCCCTGCCTCCACACCCGCAAGTGCAACTATGTGAATGTCTacatgaaatggaaaaaggaCTCTTATTATGACTCAATTCCACATATCCTCTACTCCCCATTCCTTAAACCCATAACCTCCCTCACAAACATCATCTCTCAATACCCAAATGCCTGCATCCCTGTTTCTGCCGTCTCCAAAAGGGGTCTCGAATTGGACGTCCCCGTCAAGGTTGCCAGGTTTTTGAGACTCTACCCATCAATTTTTGAGGAGTTTGTTGGACCCCAGTATAACCACCCCTGGTTCAGGCTCACCCCACAAGCCTTGGCGCTCCATGAGGAAGAGCGCGCGGTTTGTTGTGATCGGAAGAAAGATATATGGATGCGGTTGAAGAAGTTGATATTGATGAGTAGGGGGAGGGTGCTTCCTCTAAGGGTAATTCAAGGTCTGCGGTGGTATTTGGGCTTGCCCCAATCAAGTTTTGACGAGGGTTTTGATTCTGATTTGGGTTTTGAGGTTGTGGAGATGGAAGATGGGGAAAAGGGGCTAGGGGTGGTGTCGGACGAAAGGGTCTTGTCTGTAATGGAGATGAATGCAATGGAGAAAGGTACGCGGGATGATGAGGAAGGGTCAATCGAGGCAATTGAGTTTCCCCTTTATCCCTCCAAGGGTTTGAGATTGAAGAGGAAGATAGAGAATTGGATAGATGAGTTCCAGAAGGCTCCCTATGTATCTCCCTACGAGGATTCTTCCAATTTGGATCCAACCAGTGATGCGTCGGAGAAACGAGTTGTGGGTGTGCTCCATGAGCTGTTGAGTCTTTTTGTGGAACACTCGGCAGAGAGGAAGAAGCTACTGTGCCTCAGGAAATTCCTGGGGTTGCCGCAGAAGTTCTACAAGGCATTTGAGAGACATCcccatatcttttatttatccCTCCGGAACAAGACCTGTACTGCCATTCTCAAACAGGCTTACAATCAAAACTCCGGCATAGAGGCCCATCCGCTCTTGAGAGTAAGAAAGAAGTATGTCAAGTTGATAAAGGAGTCGGAAGTGATATTGAAGAACAGGAGGATGAAGACCAGAGGTGTTCATCGTGAAGATGTGGGTTTGGATTTGGATTCCGTGGAGAGAGAGACACAACATTGA